ACAATGCAACACAACATTCAGGAGCATGATGTCCACTGAAAATTAGGTGACTAAAGTTGAAAATACCCTTCTGCCTCCAGTTGAACTTGCGTACTGTGTATACTGTTCGTATACTGAAACTTTTTTCTATTGAAAGTGAATGATGCTGAAGCTTCAACTATAGAACCCCCACACCATAGCCAGCATCCGCATCCCAGAGCCCTTTGATAATTCAGTATGTGATATTTGTCCTTTGTCTTTTATCACGTTCTCCCATGGGGAGGCTCTCTAATTTTTGGCTAGGTGGGCGTCAAGGAGAGATGGATCAGAATGTGAATGCGTAGACCACTCCCACCACCACAATGTTGCCGATAGTAGCGATGATGGCAATCCAGAGCCAGATGGCATCACTGGACGAAGACTGGTCATCCTGCTGGGCCTGGGCTGAGGCAGCCGCAGAGGCAGCGTGGACGCTGGCCGAGGAGTTGAAGAGCGAGTGGTCGGCACTGTAGTTGTCATTGGGTGAGGAGTCCATGAAGGCCCCTGTCATGACTGggatctggaggagagggaggaagcgagggagagagataaagacagatagaaagagagagaattagagaagatTGAAAGGTGTTATTTTATTTCATATGCAGTGTAGAGCTCTTTGCCAATAGGTACTGCACATCGATCTAACATTACAGTAAAGTCCCTTATCCTGTGAGTAGGATTTGTTCTTGGGCCCTACATTAGCAAGTTAAAGCAGAACAGCATATTAAAATAAATAGTGAACATGATATCACTGCATCTTGTTGCAAATGGGAACAAGGTTTCTCACTTGTTCACGTGGATCCCTCCTGAGCACACACAGGCGAGTTCCCACCCTGGGAAATAGGGCTTAATTAACATCAAATTAATATTTAATCTGTGGGAagtgagattttttttatttatttaaactttatttaactaggcaaatcag
This Salvelinus fontinalis isolate EN_2023a chromosome 16, ASM2944872v1, whole genome shotgun sequence DNA region includes the following protein-coding sequences:
- the LOC129813054 gene encoding uncharacterized protein C14orf132 isoform X2, which produces MDLSFMAAQIPVMTGAFMDSSPNDNYSADHSLFNSSASVHAASAAASAQAQQDDQSSSSDAIWLWIAIIATIGNIVVVGVVYAFTF